The nucleotide sequence GTTCCTCTGGGTATGTTGCAAAATGCGCTGCTTTTACCCCTATTGTTGCTATATTCCAAATATCACCTATATTTTCAACATCTTCATCTGATAACAAATTCTCCCATACAGTACGCATGTTTCGACCTTTATCACTTACGACTGCCAACCATTCTTTTTTTACATCACGCATCCTGCTCTTTGGTCTATTTTTTAATTGTTCCTGATCTAAATACTTGTGACTTGTTGGTATTATTCCATTTTTAAAAGCTTTCAACGTTTTTTCTGCATACGGTTCGTATTGTTTTTCAAAATAATATTTTTGATTTTTTGTAAAGAAAAACACCTCTTCAAAATCATTAGTGAATCTATCTTTCACACTCTCCGGCATTATGTTCGGTTTTCTCCAGATTATTTTATTTCTAAGTATCCACCCAGATTCAATCATATAAATTGCAAACCGTTCCGGAATACATAATCGTGATTTTCTTTTTATCTTAGTTTCTCTTTTTAAAATTTCATAATTTTCACCTTTTAAAAATCCTTTTCGGCCACGAACTGGTATAGCAGCATTATTCGAATAAGTATCACCTAAATTTACAAAAACTGTACCAGTATCTTTTAAAATCCTATACACTTCATCAAATATCCCCATAAGATTTTCAAAATATTCCTCTAGAGTTTCCTCTAATCCCAGCTGGCCATTTATTCGATAATCTCTTAATTGCCAGTATGGCGGACTGGTTACAACGCAATCGATGCTATTTGATTCTAAAGTTTTTAAAACTTCCAGTGCATCGCCTTGTATAAATTCCAATTTCTCACCCTCCAATCACAATATTATATTTTTTACCGAATTCAGCATTTTCAACCTTAACATCTTGCTCTTTCATATGATTTGCTTTAATTTTCCGAATTGATTTTTTTACCCGTCTGTTTCTTGTTAAGTTTTTCCAGAATTGTCTTATTGTCATCTTATTTCACCTCTTTCATTAATTCTTTTATTGATGTGGGTTTCTCATCTTCCCATATCGGCTGACCACAGCAGTCACACACTATTCTCCCGTTGCTTACCATCGGGTTTTCAAACATTTTTCTTATCATGATTTACACTCCTGTCTATATAAATTTTTAATTATGGGTTCTAACACAGGAACCGCTATACTATTACCAGCCTGTTTATACATTTGACTGTTTGCCCTGTCTTTTCCTTTATAAAACTTATTATTTAGGGCAAGCCTTGCTTTCTGATAAGCTTCATCAGTAAACCCCATTAACCGCCAACACTCGTTTGGCGTTAACCGTCTGATCCTTAAAGTACAATCTGTTACAAGCTGTTTGCGTGTTTTTTCAACATATCCTTTTAAATCTGCACCTTTGCCTATGTTTGCAGTAATACAATTTGATACATCTTTATCGATTAAAACTTTTATTCCCTCACCTTTGTTTGTTGTCAATGTAGGAGATAACCCAGAACTACTAAATACTTGTCCATTCTGTCCTTTTTCGCTGGGGTTAACATTCCCTATTAAATATAAGCCTGTCTTTGCTCCTAATCCTCCACCATTGGCGTTTTGAGTGACTGCTATATCTGTTGTATAAACTCTTTCTCCTTGTGAGTTTTTATCTGTTAAACTTCCTATCAAAGTTACACCATGTCTGTCCTGTGCAGTTAAAGTAAAACTAGGATCATCATTATTTTTAAATCTTCTCCCGTTTTGCCTTTTTTCTAATCGGTCAGGAGTAAGTGTCGGTAAAACTAAATTATTTCTTATTTGTCCACTTACTACAGCTCCAGCTATTTCATTTCTTAATATATAACCTTGTTTTCCTAATCTTGATATAAACTCTTCTACTTTTTCATCTTTCAAATAGTAGTTTTCTGGTACTTCATTATCGAGCAAATCCCTAAGTCTTAATTTCAATTCTTGTTTTTCTGGGAACTCGTAAGGCTTATGCTCTCCTAAAATACTTATTACGAAAACCCTTTCACGATTCTGAGGGATTCCATAATCTTTTGCATTTAGTACTTGCCAGTAATTCGTATATCCCAAACTTTCTAGTTTCTCAATCCAACTGTCAAAATCAGGCTTATGTTTTTTTTGTATAAGTGCTTTTACATTTTCCAGTATCAGTACCTTTGGTAAGTTTCCTATTATTGCAGATGTATCAAGTAGTCTTTCAACCTCTAACAATAAACCGGACCTGGTATTTTCTTTAATTCCTTTACCATATCCTGCGATTGATATATCTTGACATGGGAACCCATATGTAAGTAAATCACATGGCGGTAAGTGCGTTATTTCTTTAATATCTCCCAGATTAGGAGTTTCATAATCATCGTGTATTGCTCTGTATGCTCCTATTGCATATTTATCTATCTCAGAGAAGGCCACAACTTTATGATCTATATTTTGATTTTTTAGTGCCTGCCTAAAAGCCCCTATGCCTGCAAATAACTCAAAAACTTTTATAGGTTGTCTCACAATCTCCTCTCTTTCTTATTTTTTAAAGGACACTTTGGATGAGGTTTGCCATACCACGGATGAACTCCTAATCCTGTCCCGTCATAACCATCCCCCGGTGCAATCTTACAAAAGAATCTGGTACTTATCCAACCTCGATTATATCCTTTTAAATACTTACAGTCTTTACATAGCATCTATAATCTCCTCTCTTCCGGCTCTGATACTAAACAGTATTTTCTTAATTCGTCGTATACTCTCCATGCATCAGCCTCATCATTTAGCGGTATTTCCGCTGTTTCAGTCTTTACAACATATACTTTTTCCATACCTTGCTCAATCCTCCACCATTCATTAAATTGTTTTCTGCTTATATGACAGTCATATTTTCCCGGAGAAGTTTCTACACATATACCATATGGTGATCTGCCTTGTATTATTGCGTTTTTAATTGACATATATTTATAACCTGTGATCTTTGAAGCTTCTGTTAAAGTTAAATTTTTATATTTCCGATCCCCAGTTCCCAGATACTCCTCAAATTGCACACGACTTATCAAATATACCCAGCGACCCTCTTTTGTTTCAGCACCATAACCAAATGAACATTTTTTCTGTCTTATTGCCTGCTGTAAAAATACATCTCCTTTTCCCATTTCGTAGGCAGCCTCATGAAGTTTCATAGCCACTGGGTCATTCTCAAATAGTTCTTCTACTGTCTGGTTCATTGGTTCACCTCTATAATTTGTCTGACTTCTTTTAATTTTTTCTTAAATATGTTACTATTGCATTAATAGATACTCCACATATCTATTAAATATTTTTTGAAAGGAGCGTTTTATATGGCTAAATTCCAAGGTGCTTTAGTTACAGAACAGGGTATTACTTTTGGAATCGTAATAGTTAAAATGTCTCTCCTAAGATCGTCATCATCTTCAATTGAAGATTTTAGGA is from Sebaldella sp. S0638 and encodes:
- a CDS encoding site-specific DNA-methyltransferase, yielding MEFIQGDALEVLKTLESNSIDCVVTSPPYWQLRDYRINGQLGLEETLEEYFENLMGIFDEVYRILKDTGTVFVNLGDTYSNNAAIPVRGRKGFLKGENYEILKRETKIKRKSRLCIPERFAIYMIESGWILRNKIIWRKPNIMPESVKDRFTNDFEEVFFFTKNQKYYFEKQYEPYAEKTLKAFKNGIIPTSHKYLDQEQLKNRPKSRMRDVKKEWLAVVSDKGRNMRTVWENLLSDEDVENIGDIWNIATIGVKAAHFATYPEELVRRCLSAGCPPCGKVLDMFLGSGTTLKVAKELGMDGIGIELNPEYMELARKRIAESEV
- the dcm gene encoding DNA (cytosine-5-)-methyltransferase, encoding MRQPIKVFELFAGIGAFRQALKNQNIDHKVVAFSEIDKYAIGAYRAIHDDYETPNLGDIKEITHLPPCDLLTYGFPCQDISIAGYGKGIKENTRSGLLLEVERLLDTSAIIGNLPKVLILENVKALIQKKHKPDFDSWIEKLESLGYTNYWQVLNAKDYGIPQNRERVFVISILGEHKPYEFPEKQELKLRLRDLLDNEVPENYYLKDEKVEEFISRLGKQGYILRNEIAGAVVSGQIRNNLVLPTLTPDRLEKRQNGRRFKNNDDPSFTLTAQDRHGVTLIGSLTDKNSQGERVYTTDIAVTQNANGGGLGAKTGLYLIGNVNPSEKGQNGQVFSSSGLSPTLTTNKGEGIKVLIDKDVSNCITANIGKGADLKGYVEKTRKQLVTDCTLRIRRLTPNECWRLMGFTDEAYQKARLALNNKFYKGKDRANSQMYKQAGNSIAVPVLEPIIKNLYRQECKS